A genome region from Selenomonadales bacterium includes the following:
- a CDS encoding ketoacyl-ACP synthase III produces the protein MNNKSVGIIGIGSYVPEKVVTNFDLEKIVDTSDTWIYERTGIRQRHVCAEDQATSDLGLEAAKRALADAKVSPEELDLIILATVSPDTMFPAVACRVQDALGAKNAAAFDLSAACSGFAYAMTVGTQFIKTGMYKKVLIVAAEALSKITNWQDRNTCVLFGDGAGAVILGEVEAGYGIIEVELGSEGAGANLLHMPAGGSRQPATPETVAEKLHSIHMNGNEVFKFAVKTMGESAVRSIEKAGLTTEDISLLVPHQANMRIIKSAAKRLGFPMD, from the coding sequence ATGAATAATAAATCGGTAGGTATTATCGGTATTGGCTCGTATGTGCCGGAAAAAGTTGTAACGAATTTTGATTTGGAGAAAATTGTTGATACGTCGGATACGTGGATCTACGAACGTACCGGCATTCGTCAAAGACACGTATGTGCAGAAGATCAGGCAACATCCGATCTCGGCCTTGAAGCAGCAAAAAGAGCACTTGCGGATGCGAAGGTATCTCCTGAAGAGTTGGATCTTATTATTTTGGCAACGGTCAGCCCGGATACGATGTTCCCTGCGGTTGCTTGTCGTGTACAGGATGCACTCGGTGCGAAAAATGCAGCGGCATTCGACTTGTCGGCGGCATGTTCCGGTTTCGCATATGCGATGACGGTCGGTACTCAGTTTATCAAAACGGGTATGTATAAAAAGGTTCTTATCGTTGCGGCGGAAGCACTCTCTAAGATCACGAACTGGCAGGATAGAAATACGTGCGTTTTGTTCGGTGATGGTGCAGGTGCTGTAATTTTAGGTGAAGTAGAAGCAGGATATGGCATCATTGAAGTTGAATTAGGTTCAGAAGGGGCAGGTGCAAATCTGCTTCATATGCCGGCAGGCGGCAGTCGCCAACCGGCAACGCCGGAAACGGTTGCAGAAAAATTGCATTCGATCCACATGAACGGTAACGAGGTATTCAAGTTCGCCGTTAAGACGATGGGTGAGTCGGCTGTTCGTTCGATCGAAAAGGCGGGACTTACGACGGAAGATATTTCTCTTCTTGTTCCGCATCAGGCAAATATGCGTATTATCAAATCGGCAGCCAAACGTTTGGGCTTCCCGATGGAC